From one Culex quinquefasciatus strain JHB chromosome 3, VPISU_Cqui_1.0_pri_paternal, whole genome shotgun sequence genomic stretch:
- the LOC119770393 gene encoding uncharacterized protein LOC119770393, translated as MVRPPGHGHQGGSSADGCQRRMISRGPIAAPTTVALYPDSASANGSAVVRIRTNSQASELSPLGNSRFPQQQKKRSSAWSPQWPKTMPATICWPSCSTRTSKARSCAA; from the exons ATGGTTCGTCCTCCAGGGCACGGTCATCAAGGAGGATCCAGCGCGGATGGCTGCCAAAGGAGGATGATAAGCAGAG GACCGATTGCTGCACCGACAACAGTGGCGCTCTATCCGGATAGCGCTTCCGCAAATGGTTCTGCCGTGGTGCGAATTCGTACAAACAGTCAAGCGAGTGAACTTTCTCCCTTGGGCAACAGTCGCTTCCCCCAGCAGCAGAAGAAACGTTCAAGTGCCTGGTCGCCACAGTGGCCCAAAACCATGCCAGCAACTATCTGCTGGCCCAGCTGCTCAACAAGAACCAGCAAAGCGAGATCTTGCGCCGCATGA